The genomic stretch CATAGTTATCGCGAACTGTCGACAGTGCGTTTTTCAAACGAACTTCTCGCGCGAACACTTCCATCAATTTGATCTCAGCTGCCGTTACGTCTCCGTTGGCAGCAATTAGATCGTACTTCCCTGTCGTTTGAGTACAGACCACTTGATCAAATGGGGTTTCCTCCACCAAAAGATCGTATGCGGTGGCATCAACCATGTATTTGTCGACACCACTGGCCATCGTAGCATTGCCTTGAGGGTCGAGATCGATCACCAAAACCTTGCGCTTTGTTGCCGCCATCGAAGCCGCTAAGTTAATGCACGTTGTTGTTTTGCCGACCCCACCTTTCTGGTTGGCGATTGCTACAATTTTACCCACGACTACCTCGCTAATTTTCCTTGCGCGATAAGATTACTAGATGACGATCGCCTTCCAACTCAGGAACAGCTAAAGATATGATCTCGGTCACACTACACCATTCAGGAAGCAGATCCATTTCATCTTTAGGGTGCTGTCCTTTCAACGCAAGAAAGACGCCGTCTTGTTCTTTCGGCAAATGGTGGCACCATTCCACCATGTCCGTCATTGAAGCAAAAGCTCGACTCAAAACGCCATCAAATTTTTCTTCCGGTTGGAATTCTTCGACTCGACTTTGAATTGGTGTCACGTTTTTCAAACCTAACGTGTGGACAACTTGCTTGATAAAACGGATGCGCTTACCGAGGCTATCGAGCAGAAAAAACGTTTTCTCCGGATGCATGATCGCCAAAGGAATACCTGGCAATCCTGGGCCAGTGCCCACATCGATAAAACGTTCACCTTGCAGATGCGTGCCGACCACGATGCTATCAAGGATATGTTTCACTAACATCTCTAGAGGATCGCGAACC from Vibrio parahaemolyticus encodes the following:
- the rsmG gene encoding 16S rRNA (guanine(527)-N(7))-methyltransferase RsmG, with translation MSALRTKLDSLIAQTDLDVSEKQREQLVGYVELLDKWNKAYNLTSVRDPLEMLVKHILDSIVVGTHLQGERFIDVGTGPGLPGIPLAIMHPEKTFFLLDSLGKRIRFIKQVVHTLGLKNVTPIQSRVEEFQPEEKFDGVLSRAFASMTDMVEWCHHLPKEQDGVFLALKGQHPKDEMDLLPEWCSVTEIISLAVPELEGDRHLVILSRKEN